In the Clostridium sporogenes genome, one interval contains:
- the panC gene encoding pantoate--beta-alanine ligase has protein sequence MNIVHTIKDVKEVIKKWKDKNLSIGYVPTMGYLHEGHASLIKKARKENDKVIVSIFVNPIQFGPNEDYSTYPRDLTKDSGLCEEIGADLIFSPEASEMYPSKIYSHVDVDTLTEKLCGEKRPGHFQGVCTVLTKFFNILSPTKAYFGEKDAQQLAVVKKMVEDLNFPVEIIGCPIVRESDGLAKSSRNTYLNTEERKSSLILNKSLKEALKSLESGERNLNNIKNIIIDTLNKETLAKIDYVSIVDSSTLQPVEKLHSSILIAIAVYIGKTRLIDNFTFKL, from the coding sequence ATGAATATAGTTCACACAATAAAAGATGTTAAAGAAGTTATAAAAAAATGGAAAGATAAAAATTTATCTATAGGTTATGTACCTACTATGGGATATTTACATGAAGGGCATGCCTCTCTTATAAAAAAGGCTAGAAAAGAAAATGATAAAGTTATAGTTTCAATCTTTGTAAATCCGATTCAATTTGGGCCAAATGAAGATTATTCTACTTATCCTAGAGATTTAACCAAAGATTCAGGTTTATGTGAAGAAATTGGAGCAGATTTAATTTTTAGTCCTGAAGCTTCAGAAATGTATCCAAGCAAAATATACAGTCATGTAGATGTGGATACACTTACTGAAAAATTATGTGGAGAAAAAAGACCTGGTCATTTTCAAGGTGTATGCACAGTTTTAACAAAATTTTTTAATATATTAAGTCCAACAAAAGCTTATTTTGGTGAAAAAGATGCTCAACAATTAGCTGTAGTAAAAAAGATGGTAGAAGATTTAAATTTTCCTGTAGAAATAATAGGTTGTCCTATAGTTAGAGAATCTGACGGTTTAGCTAAAAGTTCAAGAAATACTTATTTAAATACAGAAGAGAGAAAATCATCATTAATATTGAACAAAAGTCTAAAAGAAGCCTTAAAATCACTAGAATCTGGAGAAAGAAATTTAAATAATATAAAAAACATTATTATAGATACTCTAAATAAAGAAACACTAGCAAAAATAGACTATGTAAGTATAGTAGACAGCAGCACTTTACAACCAGTTGAAAAATTACACTCTTCAATTTTAATCGCCATAGCAGTTTATATAGGTAAAACAAGACTTATAGACAATTTTACTTTCAAACTATAA
- a CDS encoding isocitrate/isopropylmalate dehydrogenase family protein, with product MRYDITLIPGDGIGPEVTEAARKVIDAVGVDINWHVVEAGEKVLDKYKTPLPDYVLDSIKENKVALKGPITTPVGKGFRSVNVTLRKSLNLYANIRPVKSYKGVKSRYENVDLIIVRENTEDLYAGIEHMIGDNIAESIKIITKKASDRIVDYAFNLSRKENRNKVTAVHKANIMKLSDGLFLKCAKEVASKNEDINFEDVIVDAMAMKLVLNPEKYDVLVMPNLYGDILSDMAAGLVGGLGLLPGANIGDKGAVFEAAHGAAPDIAGKNKANPTACILSGAMMLKYIGEKEKAKKIENAIEKVFVDGKCLTEDLGGNSTTEQFTAAIIDNL from the coding sequence GTGAGATATGATATAACCTTAATACCAGGAGATGGTATAGGACCAGAAGTAACTGAAGCTGCAAGAAAAGTTATAGATGCAGTGGGAGTAGATATTAATTGGCATGTAGTAGAGGCGGGAGAAAAAGTTTTAGATAAATATAAAACTCCTCTTCCAGATTATGTTTTAGATAGCATAAAGGAAAATAAAGTAGCTTTAAAAGGACCTATAACTACTCCTGTAGGAAAAGGATTTAGAAGTGTAAATGTTACTTTAAGAAAGAGTTTAAATTTATATGCTAATATAAGACCTGTAAAAAGTTATAAAGGAGTAAAATCTAGATATGAAAATGTAGATTTAATAATTGTAAGAGAAAATACAGAGGATTTATATGCAGGTATTGAGCACATGATTGGTGATAATATAGCAGAAAGTATAAAGATAATTACTAAAAAGGCTAGTGATAGAATAGTAGACTATGCATTTAATTTATCAAGAAAGGAAAATAGAAATAAGGTAACTGCAGTGCATAAAGCTAACATAATGAAATTATCAGATGGATTATTTTTAAAATGTGCAAAGGAAGTTGCTAGCAAGAATGAAGATATAAATTTTGAAGATGTAATAGTGGATGCTATGGCTATGAAATTAGTTTTAAATCCAGAAAAATATGATGTTTTAGTAATGCCTAACTTATATGGTGATATCTTATCAGATATGGCAGCTGGTTTAGTTGGTGGACTGGGATTACTTCCAGGAGCTAATATAGGTGATAAAGGAGCTGTGTTTGAAGCTGCTCATGGTGCAGCACCAGATATTGCAGGAAAAAATAAGGCTAATCCAACAGCTTGTATATTAAGTGGCGCTATGATGTTAAAGTATATAGGAGAAAAGGAAAAAGCTAAAAAAATAGAAAATGCTATAGAGAAAGTATTTGTAGATGGAAAATGCCTTACAGAGGATTTAGGTGGAAATTCTACAACAGAACAATTCACAGCTGCAATTATAGACAATCTTTAA
- the panB gene encoding 3-methyl-2-oxobutanoate hydroxymethyltransferase — translation MRNTVSTFQELKNNGEKITMLTAYDYSMAKLIDSAGINGILVGDSLGMVCLGYENTLSVTMDDMIHHTKAVVRGASNALVVGDMPFMSYQTSIYDAVYNAGRLIKEAGAHAVKLEGGATVEKEVRAIVKAQIPVMGHIGLTPQSVNMFGGFKVQGKNEKIAKQLIEDAKILEDAGAFSLVLECIPEKLSKIISESISIPTIGIGAGKYCDGQILVYQDMLSMFSDFTPKFVKSFGNVGEAIKNGVSQYIEEVKESKFPEEKYAFKIDDEVIKKLY, via the coding sequence ATGCGTAATACTGTATCAACTTTTCAAGAATTAAAAAATAATGGTGAAAAAATAACTATGTTAACTGCCTATGATTATTCTATGGCAAAACTTATAGATTCCGCTGGAATTAATGGAATATTAGTAGGTGATTCTTTAGGAATGGTATGTCTAGGATATGAAAATACTCTAAGTGTGACTATGGATGACATGATTCATCATACAAAAGCAGTAGTAAGAGGTGCTTCCAATGCTTTAGTTGTTGGAGATATGCCTTTTATGTCCTATCAAACTTCTATTTATGATGCTGTTTATAATGCAGGAAGACTTATAAAAGAAGCTGGAGCCCATGCTGTAAAATTAGAAGGTGGTGCCACTGTAGAAAAAGAAGTTAGAGCTATAGTTAAAGCTCAAATTCCTGTAATGGGCCATATAGGTTTAACCCCTCAATCTGTAAATATGTTTGGTGGATTCAAAGTTCAAGGAAAGAACGAGAAAATAGCAAAACAATTAATAGAAGATGCTAAAATTTTAGAAGATGCAGGAGCTTTCTCTCTAGTTTTAGAATGTATTCCTGAAAAATTATCAAAAATAATATCAGAATCCATATCTATTCCAACCATAGGCATAGGCGCAGGAAAATATTGTGATGGTCAAATATTAGTTTATCAAGATATGCTTTCTATGTTCTCAGATTTTACACCTAAATTTGTTAAATCCTTTGGAAATGTAGGAGAAGCTATAAAAAATGGCGTATCACAATATATAGAAGAAGTTAAAGAATCTAAATTTCCTGAAGAAAAATATGCTTTTAAAATAGATGATGAAGTAATAAAAAAATTATATTAG
- a CDS encoding aspartate 1-decarboxylase, protein MRITMLKSKIHRATVTEANLNYVGSITIDKNLMDKSNILEYEKVQIVDIDNGSRFETYAIAGEKGSGVICLNGAAARMVQKGDKVIIMSYCNLSIDEAKNFNPTVLFVNQNNSISEITNYERHGEII, encoded by the coding sequence ATGAGAATAACTATGTTAAAATCTAAAATTCACAGAGCTACTGTAACAGAAGCTAATCTTAATTACGTAGGAAGTATAACTATAGATAAAAATTTAATGGATAAATCTAATATATTAGAATATGAAAAGGTTCAAATAGTAGATATAGATAATGGGAGTAGATTTGAAACCTATGCAATAGCTGGTGAGAAAGGTAGCGGTGTAATCTGTTTAAATGGTGCCGCTGCACGAATGGTTCAAAAAGGGGATAAAGTTATAATAATGAGTTATTGTAATTTATCTATAGATGAGGCGAAAAATTTTAATCCTACAGTATTATTTGTAAATCAAAATAATTCTATTAGTGAAATTACAAACTATGAAAGGCATGGTGAAATAATATAA
- a CDS encoding 1-acyl-sn-glycerol-3-phosphate acyltransferase, whose protein sequence is MKSFIFYLGFGFYMLLSLLRIIKLKYLKRKGNREEIDKYINKSVVGWANFIVNGIGIKVNKKGLENVPDGPCLFVGNHQGLLDVPVIVSSLDRYVGFVAKKEMLKLKILTYWMKQMKCVFMDRENIRAAIKTINEGVDNLKNGYSMLIFPEGTRSRGENLGEFKKGSMKLGIKAGVPIVPIAIDGTYKVREANGGKIKPADVDLIICAPIYPNELSKEEQNNLSETIKGIIQKELEKVRA, encoded by the coding sequence ATGAAATCATTTATTTTTTATTTAGGCTTTGGATTTTATATGCTACTGTCCCTTTTGCGAATAATAAAATTAAAATATTTAAAAAGAAAAGGTAATAGAGAAGAAATAGATAAATATATTAATAAAAGCGTTGTAGGATGGGCAAATTTTATAGTTAATGGCATAGGAATAAAAGTAAATAAAAAGGGTTTAGAGAATGTTCCTGATGGGCCTTGTTTATTTGTTGGAAATCATCAAGGGCTATTAGATGTACCTGTTATAGTTTCATCTTTAGATAGATATGTAGGTTTTGTAGCTAAAAAGGAGATGTTAAAACTTAAAATATTAACTTATTGGATGAAACAAATGAAATGCGTTTTTATGGACAGAGAGAACATTAGAGCAGCAATAAAAACAATAAATGAAGGTGTAGACAATTTAAAAAATGGATATAGCATGTTAATTTTCCCAGAAGGCACTAGAAGTAGAGGTGAAAATTTAGGAGAATTTAAAAAAGGAAGCATGAAATTGGGAATAAAGGCAGGAGTGCCTATAGTGCCTATAGCTATTGATGGTACCTACAAGGTAAGAGAAGCTAATGGAGGAAAAATAAAGCCGGCAGATGTAGATTTAATAATATGTGCCCCAATATATCCAAATGAACTTTCAAAAGAAGAACAAAATAATTTATCTGAGACTATTAAAGGAATTATACAAAAAGAATTAGAAAAAGTGAGAGCTTAA
- a CDS encoding DUF378 domain-containing protein has product MRTLDIISLTLVIIGAINWGLIGFFGFNFVEVFFGNMSAFSRILYAIIGIAGLYAISLYGRNRDTEPREDQ; this is encoded by the coding sequence ATGAGAACATTAGATATTATTTCACTTACATTAGTAATAATTGGTGCTATAAATTGGGGACTCATTGGTTTTTTTGGATTTAATTTTGTTGAAGTTTTCTTTGGAAATATGTCTGCATTTTCAAGAATTTTATATGCAATTATAGGTATAGCAGGTTTGTATGCAATTTCACTTTATGGTAGAAATAGAGATACAGAACCTAGAGAAGATCAGTAA
- a CDS encoding amino acid ABC transporter ATP-binding protein, which translates to MIETKNIKKFFGELVVFENLNLEIKKGEVVVIIGSSGSGKSTFLRCLNGLEEIDCGTINIEGKCLDLKDKKSMKMVCSKMGMVFQNFNLFPHMTVLDNVMIGPLVSRKENKEEVLKRAKDLLKKVGLEDKMDYYPNKLSGGQKQRVAIARALAMKPDIMLFDEPTSALDPELVGEVLAVMKKLAEEGITMVVVTHEMGFAKEVADRVIFMDGGKFIEESSPDIFFTCPKEERTKEFLKKIL; encoded by the coding sequence ATGATAGAAACTAAAAATATTAAAAAATTTTTTGGTGAATTAGTAGTTTTTGAAAATTTAAATTTAGAAATCAAAAAAGGAGAGGTAGTAGTAATAATAGGCTCCTCTGGATCAGGTAAAAGTACTTTTTTAAGATGTTTAAATGGTTTAGAAGAAATAGATTGTGGAACTATAAATATAGAAGGAAAATGTTTAGATTTAAAGGATAAAAAATCTATGAAAATGGTATGTTCTAAAATGGGTATGGTATTTCAAAACTTTAACTTATTTCCTCATATGACTGTACTAGATAACGTAATGATAGGTCCATTAGTTTCTAGAAAAGAGAATAAAGAAGAAGTTTTAAAAAGAGCTAAAGATCTTCTTAAAAAGGTAGGATTAGAAGATAAAATGGATTATTATCCTAACAAATTATCTGGAGGACAAAAGCAAAGGGTAGCCATAGCAAGAGCATTAGCTATGAAACCAGATATAATGCTTTTTGATGAACCAACTTCTGCGTTAGATCCAGAACTAGTAGGAGAAGTTTTAGCTGTTATGAAAAAGTTAGCAGAAGAAGGAATAACTATGGTAGTTGTAACTCATGAAATGGGATTTGCTAAGGAAGTTGCAGATAGGGTTATTTTTATGGATGGAGGCAAATTTATAGAAGAATCTAGTCCAGATATATTTTTTACATGTCCAAAAGAAGAAAGAACCAAGGAATTTTTGAAAAAAATATTATAA
- a CDS encoding Na+/H+ antiporter NhaC family protein has translation MKKNRRVLLSSLFVLMILLFNNMSVLAADLDPKVIAENASRLGIWTILPPVIAIVLAFITKNVVISLAVGVFSGSFLLQISGNNIFGAIFKAFLDFINRILNSLADPWNAGIILQCMVIGGLIAVISKMGGAKAVAESLAKKAKTPRSTQIITWILGLLVFFDDYANALIVGPIMRPVADKMKISREKLAFIIDGTAAPIAGIAVISTWIGYEISLIKDAYAAIGQSVNAYGLFLSTIPYRFYNILILAFIVLIAFMGRDFGPMLKAERRARTTGKLLSDTAKPMVSDETTELEPREGIKLSIWNAIIPIAILIIGAFAGFYYNGYQAIMGGEDKTLIQMMQTSPASFDALRETFSASDASIVLFQSALLASIVAIIMGASQKIFKVGEAIDVWITGMKSLIITAVILLLAWSLSAVIKELGTATFLVSILSNSIPKFLLPSIIFILGSVISFATGSAYGTMGILMPLTIPLAYAVSPDPTYIVINVSAVLTGAIFGDHCSPISDTTIMSSMGSACDHLDHTSTQMVYALTIAACTIVFGYIPAGLGLPIYIVLPLSIVLVAVVVRLVGKPNDVADNESLGEEILEMDA, from the coding sequence ATGAAAAAAAATAGGAGAGTATTATTAAGTTCTTTATTTGTATTAATGATTTTATTATTTAATAACATGTCAGTATTAGCGGCAGATTTAGATCCAAAGGTTATAGCAGAAAATGCTAGTAGGTTGGGAATATGGACTATTTTACCGCCAGTAATAGCTATTGTATTAGCCTTTATTACTAAAAATGTAGTCATTTCTTTAGCAGTAGGTGTTTTTAGTGGAAGCTTTTTATTACAGATAAGTGGAAACAACATATTTGGTGCTATTTTCAAAGCTTTTTTAGATTTTATAAATAGAATATTAAACTCTCTTGCAGATCCTTGGAATGCAGGAATAATACTTCAATGTATGGTTATAGGTGGCCTTATAGCAGTAATTTCTAAAATGGGTGGAGCTAAAGCTGTTGCAGAATCTTTAGCTAAAAAAGCTAAAACTCCAAGAAGTACGCAAATTATAACTTGGATTCTAGGATTATTAGTTTTCTTTGATGATTATGCTAATGCTCTTATAGTAGGGCCTATAATGAGACCAGTTGCAGATAAAATGAAAATATCAAGAGAAAAATTAGCATTTATAATAGATGGAACAGCAGCGCCAATAGCAGGTATAGCAGTTATATCTACATGGATAGGCTATGAAATAAGCTTAATAAAAGATGCTTATGCAGCTATAGGTCAAAGCGTGAATGCTTATGGATTGTTTTTATCAACTATACCTTATAGATTTTATAATATATTAATATTAGCATTTATAGTATTAATAGCTTTTATGGGAAGAGATTTTGGACCAATGCTTAAAGCAGAAAGAAGAGCAAGAACTACAGGAAAGCTTTTATCTGATACAGCAAAACCAATGGTTTCTGATGAAACTACAGAGCTTGAACCAAGAGAAGGAATAAAGTTAAGTATTTGGAATGCTATAATTCCAATTGCAATATTAATAATTGGAGCTTTTGCAGGTTTTTATTACAATGGTTATCAAGCTATAATGGGAGGAGAAGATAAGACTTTAATACAAATGATGCAAACTTCACCAGCATCCTTTGATGCTTTAAGAGAAACCTTTAGTGCATCAGATGCTAGTATAGTTTTATTTCAATCTGCATTACTTGCAAGTATAGTAGCAATAATAATGGGAGCTTCACAAAAGATTTTTAAAGTAGGGGAAGCTATAGATGTTTGGATTACTGGAATGAAATCTTTAATTATAACAGCAGTTATATTACTCCTTGCTTGGTCTTTAAGTGCAGTTATAAAAGAGCTTGGTACTGCTACATTCTTAGTTTCAATTTTATCTAATTCTATACCAAAATTTTTATTACCAAGTATAATATTTATTTTGGGATCTGTTATATCTTTTGCTACAGGATCAGCTTATGGGACAATGGGAATATTGATGCCTTTAACAATTCCGTTGGCTTATGCTGTATCACCAGATCCAACTTATATAGTTATAAATGTAAGTGCAGTTTTAACTGGAGCAATATTTGGAGATCACTGTTCTCCAATATCAGATACTACTATAATGTCTTCTATGGGATCTGCTTGTGATCACTTAGATCATACTTCAACACAAATGGTATACGCTTTAACTATAGCAGCATGCACAATAGTATTTGGATATATTCCAGCTGGATTAGGATTACCAATATATATAGTTTTACCATTATCAATAGTATTAGTTGCTGTTGTAGTAAGATTGGTTGGAAAACCAAATGATGTAGCGGATAATGAAAGTTTAGGAGAAGAAATATTAGAAATGGATGCATAA
- a CDS encoding MBL fold metallo-hydrolase, giving the protein MRLKKKNLIIAFLLICLSFVFTACSPESSKSVNTSSQSNELKVHYIDVGQGDSILVQTKDKNILIDAGTRKNSNNLIGYLKKQNIKKLDYVIATHPHEDHIGGMPKVIEEFEISNFYAPKKTANTKIFKDMILQLKNKNLKINVAKEGVSLDLSNNSTLDFLAPIKDSYENINDYSAVVKLTHGNTKFLFTGDAEKTSEKDIINSKADLSADVLKVGHHGSHTSSSKEFLDKVNPKTAIISCGKNNDYGHPHKETMKELNKRNIKVYRTDIDGTVVLTSDGENIKKN; this is encoded by the coding sequence ATGAGACTTAAGAAAAAAAATTTAATAATAGCTTTTTTATTGATATGTTTATCATTTGTATTTACAGCTTGTTCTCCAGAGTCCTCTAAATCTGTTAATACATCTAGCCAATCTAATGAATTAAAAGTTCATTATATCGATGTAGGCCAGGGAGACAGTATTTTAGTTCAGACAAAGGACAAAAATATACTAATAGATGCTGGAACACGTAAAAATTCCAATAACCTAATAGGCTATTTAAAAAAGCAAAATATAAAAAAATTAGATTATGTAATAGCTACTCATCCTCATGAAGATCATATAGGTGGGATGCCAAAAGTTATTGAGGAATTTGAAATCAGTAATTTTTATGCACCTAAAAAAACAGCGAACACTAAAATTTTCAAAGATATGATATTACAACTTAAGAATAAAAATTTAAAAATTAATGTGGCTAAAGAAGGGGTATCTTTAGATTTATCCAATAATAGCACCTTAGATTTTTTAGCTCCAATTAAAGATAGTTATGAAAATATAAATGACTATTCTGCAGTAGTAAAATTGACCCATGGAAATACAAAATTCTTATTTACAGGGGATGCAGAAAAAACAAGTGAAAAAGATATTATAAATTCAAAGGCTGATTTATCTGCTGATGTACTTAAAGTTGGTCATCATGGCAGCCATACATCATCTTCTAAAGAGTTCTTAGATAAGGTTAATCCTAAAACAGCTATAATAAGTTGTGGCAAAAATAATGATTATGGACATCCACATAAAGAAACTATGAAAGAACTTAATAAAAGAAATATAAAAGTTTATAGAACAGACATAGATGGAACAGTAGTATTGACAAGTGATGGGGAAAACATAAAAAAGAATTAA
- a CDS encoding 2-isopropylmalate synthase: MMAKITQSSYNHVLQNISSPNLYKDLFPYDEIPKVTFNDIQVPMDLSKDIWITDTTFRDGQQSMPPYTTEQIVKIYDYLHKLDNESGVIRQTEFFLYSEKDRRAAEICLDRGYKFPEVTSWIRANKEDFKLVKEMGIKETGMLMSCSDYHIFKKLNTTREKAMNMYLEIAEEALANGIVPRCHLEDITRADFYGFVAPFVNKLMDLSNKYNIPVKIRACDTLGLGVPYSGASLPRSVQGIIHGLRYCCNVPSERIEWHGHNDFYGVVSNASTAWLYGCSSVNTSLLGIGERTGNCPLEAMIVEYAQLKGNTANMNLHVINEIAEYFEREMNYSIPPRTPFVGSEFNVTRAGIHADGILKNEEIYNIFNTEKILDRPVVVAVNQYSGLAGIAAWINTYFKLKGDNKIDKKDERIFAIKEWVDNQYENGRTTIIGNNELEIIVKQLIPDLFIKAS, from the coding sequence ATGATGGCTAAAATAACTCAATCTTCATATAATCATGTGCTTCAAAATATATCAAGTCCTAATTTGTATAAGGATTTATTTCCATATGATGAAATACCAAAGGTAACATTTAATGATATACAGGTTCCTATGGACTTATCAAAAGATATATGGATTACTGATACTACATTTAGAGATGGACAACAATCAATGCCACCATATACTACAGAACAAATAGTAAAAATATATGACTATCTTCATAAATTAGATAATGAATCTGGGGTAATAAGACAAACTGAATTTTTCTTGTATTCTGAGAAAGATAGAAGAGCAGCAGAAATATGCTTAGATAGGGGTTATAAGTTTCCAGAAGTTACTTCATGGATAAGAGCAAACAAAGAGGATTTTAAATTAGTTAAAGAAATGGGAATAAAGGAAACTGGTATGCTTATGTCTTGTTCCGATTACCATATATTTAAGAAACTTAATACAACAAGAGAAAAGGCTATGAATATGTATTTAGAAATTGCAGAAGAAGCTTTAGCTAATGGAATTGTTCCAAGATGTCATTTAGAAGATATAACAAGAGCAGATTTTTATGGCTTTGTAGCTCCTTTTGTAAATAAATTAATGGATCTTTCTAATAAATATAATATTCCTGTTAAAATAAGAGCTTGTGATACACTAGGATTAGGGGTTCCATATAGTGGAGCATCACTACCAAGAAGTGTTCAAGGAATTATTCATGGACTTAGGTACTGCTGTAATGTTCCTTCAGAAAGAATTGAATGGCATGGACACAATGATTTTTATGGAGTAGTATCAAATGCCTCTACAGCATGGCTTTATGGCTGTTCATCTGTAAATACCTCTCTTTTAGGTATAGGAGAAAGAACTGGAAATTGTCCATTAGAGGCTATGATTGTAGAATATGCACAGTTAAAAGGGAATACTGCCAACATGAATTTACATGTTATAAATGAAATAGCAGAATATTTCGAGAGAGAAATGAATTATAGTATACCACCAAGAACACCTTTTGTAGGAAGCGAGTTTAATGTTACAAGGGCTGGCATTCATGCAGATGGTATATTAAAAAATGAAGAAATATATAATATTTTTAATACAGAAAAGATTTTGGATAGACCAGTAGTAGTGGCTGTAAATCAATATTCAGGATTAGCTGGTATTGCAGCTTGGATAAACACTTATTTTAAATTAAAAGGTGATAATAAAATAGATAAAAAAGATGAAAGAATTTTTGCTATAAAAGAATGGGTAGATAACCAATATGAAAATGGTAGAACAACAATAATAGGAAACAATGAATTAGAAATTATAGTAAAACAACTTATACCAGATTTGTTTATAAAAGCTAGTTAG
- a CDS encoding aconitate hydratase, which produces MGLTLTEKIIKSHLIKGDMVKGEEIAIKIDNTLTQDSTGTMAYLQFEALGIDRVKTKRSVAYIDHNMLQTGPENADDHLYIQTVAKKHGIYFSKPGNGICHQVNLERFGVPGETLLGSDSHTPTGGGIGMLAIGAGGLDVAVAMAGGEYYINMPKIVKVNLIGKLKPFVSAKDIILEVLRRLSVKGGVGKVFEYTGEGVKTLTVPERATITNMGAELGATTSIFPSDEITKDFLKAQEREEDYKHLVADEDAIYDEELEINLSELKPLAACPHSPDNIVPVSELKNIKVNQVAIGSCTNSSYRDMLRTASILKEKTVSENVSLVIAPGSKQVLNMMANNGALTDLVMAGARILECACGPCIGMGQSPCTDAVSLRTFNRNFEGRSGTKSANVYLVSPEVAAVSALTGYITDPTELTDFEDIKMPNKFLINDNLIMEPAKEGEVIEVKRGPNIKPFPKAEDLKELVTGKVLTKVGDNITTDHIMPSNAKLLPYRSNVPYLSNFCLTPCDEKFPEKAKENGGGIIVAGTNYGQGSSREHAALAPVYLGIKAVLAKSFARIHKANLINNGILPLVFEREKDYDSIDEMDELVIENVLEQVKIDKIEVINKTKDIKYKTLLEATNRQKKMILKGGLLNLIKSLQK; this is translated from the coding sequence TTGGGTTTAACTTTAACAGAAAAAATAATAAAGTCCCATTTAATAAAAGGAGATATGGTTAAGGGAGAAGAAATTGCTATTAAAATAGACAATACATTAACTCAAGATTCTACAGGGACTATGGCATATCTTCAATTTGAAGCTTTGGGTATAGATAGGGTAAAAACTAAAAGATCAGTAGCTTATATAGATCATAATATGCTTCAGACAGGTCCAGAAAATGCTGATGATCATTTATATATACAAACAGTAGCTAAAAAACATGGAATTTATTTTTCAAAACCCGGTAATGGAATATGTCATCAAGTTAATTTAGAAAGATTTGGTGTACCCGGAGAAACTTTATTAGGATCTGATAGTCATACTCCAACAGGTGGTGGTATTGGAATGTTAGCTATAGGCGCTGGTGGATTGGATGTAGCAGTAGCCATGGCCGGTGGGGAATATTATATAAATATGCCTAAAATAGTTAAAGTAAATTTAATAGGAAAATTGAAACCTTTTGTATCTGCAAAGGATATTATATTAGAAGTTTTAAGAAGATTATCTGTAAAGGGTGGAGTAGGAAAAGTATTTGAATATACAGGAGAAGGAGTAAAAACTCTTACAGTGCCAGAGCGTGCAACTATAACTAATATGGGAGCAGAACTAGGGGCTACTACTTCGATTTTTCCATCAGATGAAATTACTAAAGATTTTTTAAAGGCTCAAGAAAGAGAAGAAGATTATAAGCATTTGGTAGCAGATGAGGATGCAATTTATGATGAAGAATTAGAAATAAATTTATCAGAGCTAAAACCTTTAGCAGCCTGTCCGCATAGTCCTGATAATATAGTACCTGTATCAGAACTAAAAAATATAAAAGTTAACCAAGTAGCTATAGGTAGTTGTACAAATTCTTCTTATAGAGATATGTTAAGAACTGCTAGCATATTAAAGGAGAAAACTGTATCAGAAAATGTATCTTTAGTTATAGCACCAGGTTCTAAACAAGTTTTAAATATGATGGCTAACAATGGAGCTTTAACAGATTTAGTTATGGCAGGAGCAAGAATACTAGAATGTGCTTGTGGACCATGTATAGGAATGGGTCAATCTCCATGTACAGATGCTGTATCTTTAAGAACTTTTAATCGAAATTTTGAGGGTAGATCTGGAACAAAATCTGCTAATGTATATTTAGTAAGCCCAGAAGTAGCAGCAGTTTCAGCATTAACAGGATATATAACAGATCCTACTGAGTTAACTGATTTTGAAGATATAAAAATGCCTAATAAATTTTTGATAAATGATAATTTAATAATGGAACCAGCCAAAGAAGGAGAAGTAATAGAAGTTAAAAGAGGACCAAATATAAAACCATTCCCGAAGGCAGAAGATTTAAAAGAATTAGTAACTGGAAAGGTATTAACAAAAGTAGGGGATAATATAACAACAGATCATATAATGCCATCTAATGCTAAACTATTACCTTATAGATCTAATGTACCATATTTATCAAATTTTTGCTTAACTCCTTGTGATGAGAAATTCCCTGAAAAAGCTAAGGAAAATGGAGGCGGAATAATAGTTGCAGGAACAAATTACGGACAAGGTTCTAGTAGAGAACATGCAGCTTTAGCTCCTGTTTATTTAGGAATAAAAGCGGTTTTAGCAAAATCTTTTGCTAGAATTCATAAAGCAAATTTAATAAACAATGGTATATTACCTCTAGTTTTTGAAAGAGAAAAAGATTATGATTCTATAGATGAAATGGATGAATTAGTAATAGAAAATGTTTTAGAACAAGTAAAAATAGATAAAATAGAAGTAATAAATAAAACTAAAGATATAAAATATAAAACTTTATTAGAAGCAACTAATAGACAAAAGAAGATGATTTTAAAGGGAGGATTATTAAATTTAATTAAAAGTCTTCAAAAATAG